From the genome of Bacteroides sp. MSB163, one region includes:
- the nagB gene encoding glucosamine-6-phosphate deaminase, whose product MRLIIQPDYQSVSKWAAHYVAAKIKAANPTPEKPFVLGCPTGSSPLGMYKELIDLNKKGIISFQNVVTFNMDEYVGLPKEHPESYYSFMWNNFFSHIDIKPENTNILNGNAADLDAECARYEEKIKSYGGIDLFMGGIGPDGHIAFNEPGSSLSSRTRQKTLTTDTIIANSRFFDNDVNKVPKTALTVGVGTVLSAKEVMIIVNGHNKARALYHAVEGSINQMWTISALQMHEKGIIVADDAATFELKVGTYRYFKDIEADHLDPVSLLK is encoded by the coding sequence ATGAGATTAATCATTCAACCGGATTATCAATCCGTATCCAAGTGGGCTGCCCATTACGTAGCCGCTAAAATTAAGGCCGCTAATCCGACGCCTGAAAAACCGTTTGTACTGGGTTGCCCTACCGGTTCGTCACCGCTCGGCATGTACAAGGAATTAATAGACCTGAATAAGAAAGGAATTATTTCCTTCCAGAACGTGGTTACTTTTAATATGGATGAGTATGTGGGTCTGCCTAAAGAACATCCGGAAAGCTACTACTCTTTCATGTGGAACAATTTCTTCAGCCATATCGACATCAAACCGGAGAATACCAATATCCTGAACGGTAATGCTGCCGACCTGGATGCTGAATGTGCCCGTTACGAAGAGAAAATCAAGTCTTACGGTGGTATCGACCTGTTTATGGGTGGTATTGGTCCTGACGGACACATTGCCTTCAATGAACCGGGTTCTTCTCTGTCTTCCCGTACACGTCAGAAGACTTTGACGACTGATACAATCATCGCCAATTCCCGTTTCTTTGACAATGATGTGAACAAAGTGCCCAAAACGGCATTGACTGTTGGTGTAGGTACAGTGCTTTCTGCCAAGGAAGTGATGATTATTGTGAACGGACATAATAAAGCTCGTGCGCTCTATCATGCAGTAGAAGGTTCTATCAATCAGATGTGGACTATCAGTGCTTTGCAGATGCATGAGAAGGGTATCATAGTAGCTGATGATGCAGCCACTTTTGAACTGAAAGTAGGCACATACCGCTATTTTAAGGATATAGAAGCTGACCATTTGGACCCGGTTTCTTTGCTGAAGTAA
- a CDS encoding sialidase family protein — MKKPAILFLLFCLLCSIPVVRAADTIFVRETQIPILIERVDNVLFCLRLDAKESKVLDEIVLDFGKDTNLSAIQSVKLYYSGTEALQDKRKGRFAPVEYISSHTPGKTLAANPSYSIQKAEVANPQNRVILVANQKLFPGINFFWISLQMKPETALDTKVMAVVTSATLDGKEALLETVSRQGIEHRMGVGVRHAGDDNSAAYRIPGLVTTNKGTLLGVYDVRYNSSVDLQEHIDIGLSRSTDGGKTWEKMRLPLAFGETAGLPSAQNGVGDPAILVDTKNNNVWVVAAWTHGMGNQRAWWSSHLGMGINHTAQLVLAKSTDDGKTWSAPINITEQVKDPSWYFLLQGPGRGITMDDGTLVFPTQFIDSTRVPNAGIMYSKDRGKSWKMHNYARTNTTEAQVAEVEPGVLMLNMRDNRGGSRAVAITKDLGKSWTEHESSRKALQEPVCMASLISVKAKDNVLNRDLLIFSNPNTTKGRHDITIKISLDGGITWLPEHQLLLDEGSNWGYTCLSMIDKGTIGILYESSVAHITFQAIKLKDVVSIL, encoded by the coding sequence ATGAAGAAACCGGCAATCCTGTTTTTATTATTCTGTTTACTGTGTTCAATTCCAGTTGTCCGGGCTGCTGATACCATTTTTGTTCGGGAGACACAGATTCCTATTCTGATAGAAAGGGTGGATAATGTTTTGTTCTGTTTGCGTCTGGATGCAAAGGAGAGCAAAGTGTTGGATGAGATAGTTTTAGATTTTGGAAAGGATACGAACCTGTCCGCAATCCAGTCTGTGAAACTTTATTATAGTGGTACAGAAGCATTGCAGGATAAGAGGAAGGGACGTTTTGCCCCTGTAGAATACATTTCAAGTCATACACCTGGGAAGACTCTGGCGGCTAACCCTTCTTATTCCATACAAAAAGCGGAAGTTGCTAATCCGCAGAATCGTGTTATCCTTGTCGCTAACCAGAAACTATTCCCCGGTATTAATTTCTTTTGGATTAGTTTGCAAATGAAGCCGGAAACAGCGTTGGATACTAAGGTAATGGCAGTTGTGACTTCCGCTACTCTGGATGGTAAGGAAGCACTTTTGGAGACTGTTTCCCGGCAAGGTATTGAACATCGGATGGGAGTGGGCGTGCGCCATGCCGGTGATGACAATTCGGCGGCATATCGTATTCCGGGCTTGGTGACTACAAACAAAGGAACTTTATTGGGTGTATATGATGTGCGTTATAATAGCAGTGTCGATTTACAGGAACATATAGATATAGGGTTAAGCCGCAGCACAGATGGTGGGAAAACATGGGAAAAGATGCGCCTGCCTCTGGCTTTTGGTGAAACGGCCGGATTGCCTTCGGCTCAAAATGGGGTGGGAGACCCGGCCATATTGGTAGATACAAAAAACAATAATGTGTGGGTAGTTGCTGCCTGGACTCATGGCATGGGAAATCAGCGTGCTTGGTGGAGTTCACATCTGGGGATGGGTATAAACCACACTGCGCAGCTTGTTTTGGCGAAAAGTACAGATGATGGTAAAACATGGTCAGCGCCTATAAATATAACAGAGCAAGTGAAAGATCCTTCCTGGTATTTTTTGTTGCAAGGTCCCGGACGGGGCATAACGATGGATGACGGTACTCTCGTTTTTCCTACTCAGTTCATTGATTCTACCCGTGTGCCGAATGCAGGTATCATGTATAGTAAGGATAGGGGAAAGAGCTGGAAAATGCATAACTATGCCCGTACAAATACTACAGAGGCGCAGGTTGCTGAGGTTGAGCCGGGTGTACTAATGTTGAATATGCGTGATAACCGGGGCGGTAGTCGTGCCGTAGCAATTACGAAAGATTTAGGTAAGTCATGGACCGAACATGAATCTTCACGTAAAGCATTGCAAGAACCGGTCTGTATGGCAAGTCTGATAAGTGTAAAAGCGAAAGATAATGTCTTGAATCGGGACTTGCTTATCTTCTCTAACCCCAATACAACGAAGGGGCGTCATGATATTACTATAAAAATAAGTCTGGACGGTGGCATCACCTGGCTTCCGGAGCATCAGCTTTTGTTGGATGAGGGCAGTAACTGGGGATACACTTGTCTCAGCATGATCGATAAAGGAACTATTGGTATTCTTTATGAGAGTAGTGTAGCTCATATTACGTTTCAGGCAATAAAACTGAAAGATGTTGTGAGTATCCTGTGA
- a CDS encoding AI-2E family transporter, with protein sequence MSTKEQYWKYSLITIIIGLGIILFLQITPFLGGLLGALTIYILVRRQMIHLTDKRKMKRSVAATLITTEAILFFLVPLALAVWLLVSKLQDINLDPQSIIAPIESAANIIKEKTGYDVLGKDTTSFIISALPAIGQFVMGSISSFAVNLFVLVFVLYFMLIGGQRMEKYISEILPFSEANTEHVVHDIKMIVHSNAVGIPLLAIIQGGVAMIGYWFFDVPDILLTGFLTCLATIIPMVGTALVWFPIAVYMALSGDLFNGIGLAIFGTLIISQLDNLIRFILQKKMADIHPLITIFGVVIGLSLFGFMGVIFGPLLLSLFFLFVDMFKREYLDGKK encoded by the coding sequence ATGAGTACAAAAGAACAATACTGGAAATATTCACTAATCACTATAATCATCGGGCTGGGTATAATCCTGTTCCTACAAATTACTCCCTTTCTGGGCGGTTTATTAGGTGCATTAACCATCTATATCCTGGTCAGAAGACAGATGATACATCTGACCGACAAACGGAAGATGAAACGAAGTGTGGCTGCAACCCTTATTACTACCGAAGCCATCCTCTTCTTTCTGGTTCCTTTGGCGCTGGCAGTCTGGTTATTAGTCAGCAAATTGCAGGATATCAATCTGGATCCGCAGAGCATCATTGCCCCGATTGAAAGTGCAGCAAATATCATCAAGGAAAAAACCGGTTATGACGTACTGGGCAAGGATACCACTTCCTTTATTATCTCCGCACTTCCTGCCATAGGGCAATTCGTCATGGGCAGTATCAGTAGTTTTGCGGTCAACCTTTTCGTTCTGGTATTCGTGCTCTACTTTATGCTGATAGGCGGACAGAGGATGGAGAAATACATCAGCGAAATACTTCCTTTCAGTGAAGCCAATACAGAACATGTAGTGCACGACATCAAGATGATTGTCCACTCCAACGCCGTCGGTATTCCTTTGCTGGCAATCATACAAGGTGGAGTAGCCATGATCGGTTACTGGTTCTTTGATGTACCGGACATTCTGCTTACAGGATTCCTCACCTGCCTCGCAACGATCATCCCCATGGTAGGTACAGCACTGGTATGGTTCCCGATTGCCGTTTATATGGCCTTATCCGGCGACCTTTTCAATGGTATCGGGTTAGCTATATTCGGAACACTAATCATCTCTCAGCTCGACAACCTGATACGTTTCATTCTGCAAAAGAAAATGGCCGATATACATCCGCTTATCACAATATTCGGAGTCGTCATCGGTCTTTCTCTATTCGGTTTTATGGGGGTCATCTTCGGACCACTGTTACTCTCGCTGTTCTTCCTTTTTGTGGATATGTTCAAGAGGGAATATCTGGATGGAAAGAAATAA
- a CDS encoding L-threonylcarbamoyladenylate synthase — protein MLLKLYEKNNNPQDLQQVVDILNDGGLIIYPTDTMYAIGCHGLKERAIERICRIKEIDPRKNNLSIICYDLSSISEYAKVDNNTFKLMKRNLPGAFTFILNGTTRLPKIFRNRKEVGIRMPDNAIIQEIARILDAPIMTTTLPHEAHEDIEYCTDPELIDEKFGDLVDLVIDGGIGGTESSTIVDCTSGEIEVIRQGKGWLNEG, from the coding sequence ATGCTTCTGAAACTTTACGAAAAGAACAATAATCCACAAGACCTGCAACAGGTAGTGGATATTTTGAATGACGGTGGCCTCATCATCTACCCCACAGATACCATGTATGCCATTGGTTGCCATGGGCTGAAAGAACGTGCCATCGAACGTATCTGCCGTATCAAAGAGATAGATCCACGTAAGAATAACCTTTCCATTATTTGCTACGATTTAAGTAGCATCAGCGAATATGCAAAGGTAGATAACAACACGTTCAAACTGATGAAACGCAACCTGCCTGGTGCTTTCACTTTCATCCTGAACGGCACTACCCGCCTGCCAAAGATTTTCCGTAATCGAAAAGAAGTAGGTATCCGTATGCCTGACAATGCCATTATCCAGGAAATAGCCCGTATTCTGGACGCTCCCATCATGACTACCACTCTCCCGCACGAAGCGCACGAAGATATAGAATACTGCACTGATCCTGAATTAATTGATGAAAAATTCGGTGATCTTGTCGATCTGGTTATTGACGGTGGCATCGGTGGTACAGAATCTTCTACCATTGTAGACTGCACAAGTGGAGAAATTGAAGTTATCCGTCAGGGAAAAGGCTGGCTGAATGAAGGATAA
- a CDS encoding FprA family A-type flavoprotein has product MNQKMTIKGKIHYVGVNDRNKHLFEGLWPLPYGVSYNSYLIDDETVALIDTVDACYFEVYLRKIKSIIGERPIQYLIINHMEPDHSGSIRLIKQHYPDIVIVGNKQTFGMIEGYYGVTGEQYVVKDDDFLALGHHKLRFYLTPMVHWPETMMTFDETEGVLFSGDGFGCFGTLDGGFLDTRINTDRYWDEMVRYYSNIVGKYGSPVQKALQKLGGLHITTICSTHGPVWTEYISKVIGIYDKLSRYVADEGVVIAYGSMYGNTEQMAEAIAAELSAQGIKNIVMHNVSKSNPSYIIADIFKYRGLIIGSPTYSNQIYPDIESLLSKILIREVKGRYLGYFGSFTWAGAAVKRMAEFAEKSKLEIIADPVEMKQAMKDITYEQCEHLARSMAERLKKDRE; this is encoded by the coding sequence ATGAACCAGAAGATGACGATAAAAGGAAAAATACATTATGTAGGAGTAAATGACCGTAACAAGCACCTGTTTGAAGGCTTGTGGCCATTACCTTATGGAGTGTCTTATAACTCTTACCTGATAGATGACGAAACAGTGGCTTTGATTGATACGGTAGACGCTTGTTATTTCGAAGTATATCTTCGCAAAATAAAAAGTATTATTGGCGAACGTCCTATCCAGTATCTCATCATTAACCACATGGAGCCCGACCATTCCGGTTCGATCCGCCTCATTAAACAACATTATCCCGATATTGTCATTGTCGGTAATAAGCAAACCTTTGGTATGATTGAAGGTTACTATGGTGTGACAGGCGAACAATACGTTGTGAAAGATGACGATTTTCTGGCGTTGGGACACCACAAACTGCGTTTCTACCTGACACCGATGGTACACTGGCCCGAAACTATGATGACTTTTGACGAAACGGAAGGTGTGCTGTTCTCCGGCGACGGTTTCGGCTGTTTCGGTACGTTGGACGGTGGTTTCCTTGATACCCGTATCAATACGGATCGTTATTGGGATGAGATGGTGCGCTATTATTCCAATATTGTCGGTAAATACGGCTCTCCGGTACAGAAGGCTTTGCAGAAATTGGGAGGATTGCACATCACGACCATTTGTTCTACCCATGGACCTGTCTGGACGGAATATATAAGTAAAGTAATAGGCATTTACGATAAACTAAGTCGCTATGTTGCCGATGAAGGAGTGGTGATAGCTTATGGTTCCATGTATGGTAATACAGAGCAAATGGCAGAAGCCATCGCAGCGGAACTATCCGCTCAGGGCATCAAGAATATTGTGATGCACAACGTCAGCAAAAGCAATCCTTCCTATATCATTGCAGATATCTTCAAATACCGCGGTCTGATTATTGGTAGTCCCACTTACAGCAATCAGATTTATCCGGATATCGAGTCCCTGCTTTCCAAAATACTGATACGCGAAGTTAAAGGCCGCTATCTGGGTTACTTCGGATCGTTCACGTGGGCGGGTGCCGCGGTGAAGCGTATGGCTGAGTTTGCCGAGAAGAGCAAATTGGAAATTATAGCCGACCCTGTAGAGATGAAACAGGCGATGAAGGACATCACTTACGAGCAATGCGAACACCTGGCACGTTCTATGGCTGAACGCCTGAAGAAGGACAGGGAATAG